In one window of Ruminococcus hominis DNA:
- the rlmH gene encoding 23S rRNA (pseudouridine(1915)-N(3))-methyltransferase RlmH: MKITLITVGKIKEKYLKDAISEYSKRLSRYCKLEIIEVADEKTPDNASQIVEDGIRDKEGERILKYVKEDAFVVTLEIKGKLLTSEELADKIETLGIQGTSHIIFIIGGSIGLGNEVLKRSNYALSFSKMTFPHQLMRVILLEQIYRSYRIINHEPYHK; encoded by the coding sequence ATGAAGATCACATTGATTACAGTTGGAAAAATAAAAGAAAAGTATTTGAAAGATGCAATTTCAGAATATAGTAAACGTTTGAGCCGTTATTGCAAATTAGAAATCATAGAAGTTGCTGATGAAAAAACTCCTGATAACGCAAGTCAGATTGTTGAAGACGGAATTCGTGATAAAGAAGGAGAACGTATCTTAAAATATGTGAAAGAAGATGCATTTGTTGTTACTTTAGAAATCAAGGGAAAACTCTTGACCTCTGAAGAACTGGCTGATAAAATTGAAACTCTGGGTATTCAAGGGACCAGTCATATCATATTTATTATTGGTGGTTCAATAGGCCTTGGAAATGAGGTGTTAAAACGCTCAAACTATGCGTTGAGTTTTTCTAAAATGACATTTCCACACCAACTGATGCGTGTAATTTTACTGGAACAGATATATCGGAGTTATAGAATAATAAATCACGAACCATACCACAAGTAA